A section of the Arabiibacter massiliensis genome encodes:
- a CDS encoding HAD-IC family P-type ATPase — MEDEVRGLTAAEVAERVAAGAVNVDASVKTRSVKQIVLENICTLFNLINVILALFVLVTGSFKNMLFMVVIVCNVCIGIVQEIRSKRTTDRLSIVAGSKATVVRDGQRVELPLDALVRDDVIELGRGDQVPADSVVVSGACDANESLLTGESKLVKKAAGDELMSGSFVNAGTVLARVEHVGAENYAAKISAEAKRRKAVNSEIMNSLNGIIKFVSCIIFPLGALLFARMFFSGEGVALNQAILSTVAALVGMIPEGLILLTSTVLAVAVVRLAKSKVLVQQLYCIETLARVDTLCLDKTGTITTGAMEVAAVEAVPGADAGEVEAAFASIARADEDPNDTAQAILAHFAGSAARTLAPVRMVPFSSDKKWSGAVFEGGRAYVMGAGRFVMGEAFSQVEEQQNALAADARVLLLARVEGFDEDGGIVGAPEPLGFVAIHDQIRATAAQTIGYFKEQGVDLKVISGDDPRTVSGIAAKVGVPHAEEFVDASTLADDDASVDEAIARYSVFGRVKPEQKKAFVLALQRAGHVVAMTGDGVNDTLALKASDCSVAMAAGSDAARNVAQLVLVDNDFAAMPKVVAEGRRSINNLQRSASLFLVKTLLSMSLAVLFVLLPWQYPFQPIQMTLISAFTIGLPSFVLALEPNRDRIRGRFLENVIVRSIPGAVCAVLTILAVNLVGYGFLHLDYAHVSTLCVLLTAWIGVLLIVRLSIPFTPIRWALLVVVVGGTVLGATLLHNLFGIEPFTPGMTALFLVLAALATGLFRVLYAKMDAWHAKRLAKMV, encoded by the coding sequence GTGGAAGACGAGGTGCGCGGGCTGACCGCAGCGGAGGTGGCCGAGCGCGTGGCCGCTGGCGCGGTGAACGTGGACGCGAGCGTGAAGACGCGCTCGGTCAAGCAGATCGTGCTGGAGAACATCTGCACGCTGTTCAACCTGATCAACGTCATCCTGGCGCTGTTCGTGCTGGTCACCGGCTCGTTCAAGAACATGCTGTTCATGGTGGTCATCGTATGCAACGTGTGCATCGGCATCGTGCAGGAGATCCGCTCGAAGCGCACCACCGACCGGCTCTCCATCGTGGCCGGCTCGAAGGCCACGGTCGTGCGCGACGGCCAACGCGTAGAGCTGCCGCTTGACGCGCTCGTGCGCGACGACGTGATCGAGCTCGGCCGCGGCGACCAGGTGCCGGCGGACTCCGTGGTGGTGTCCGGCGCGTGCGATGCGAACGAGAGCCTGCTCACCGGCGAGAGCAAGCTGGTGAAGAAGGCGGCGGGCGACGAGCTGATGAGCGGCTCGTTCGTGAACGCGGGCACGGTGCTCGCTCGCGTGGAGCACGTGGGCGCCGAGAACTACGCCGCCAAGATATCCGCCGAGGCCAAGCGCCGCAAGGCCGTGAACTCGGAGATCATGAACAGCCTGAACGGCATCATCAAGTTCGTGAGCTGCATCATCTTCCCGCTCGGGGCGCTGCTGTTCGCGCGCATGTTCTTCAGCGGCGAGGGCGTGGCGCTCAACCAGGCCATCCTCTCCACTGTGGCGGCGCTCGTGGGCATGATCCCCGAGGGGCTGATCCTCCTCACGTCCACGGTGCTGGCCGTGGCCGTGGTGCGCCTCGCGAAGTCGAAGGTGCTCGTGCAGCAGCTCTACTGCATCGAGACGCTCGCGCGCGTGGATACGCTCTGCCTGGACAAGACGGGCACCATCACCACCGGCGCCATGGAGGTGGCCGCCGTAGAGGCGGTGCCCGGCGCGGATGCGGGCGAGGTCGAGGCCGCCTTCGCGTCCATCGCGCGGGCCGACGAGGATCCGAACGACACCGCCCAGGCCATCCTCGCGCATTTCGCGGGTTCGGCCGCGCGGACGCTCGCGCCCGTGCGCATGGTGCCGTTCTCGTCGGACAAGAAGTGGTCGGGCGCGGTGTTCGAGGGCGGGCGCGCCTACGTGATGGGCGCGGGCCGGTTCGTGATGGGCGAGGCGTTCTCGCAGGTAGAGGAGCAGCAGAACGCGCTGGCGGCCGACGCGCGCGTGCTGCTGCTCGCGCGCGTGGAGGGCTTCGACGAGGACGGCGGCATCGTCGGCGCGCCCGAGCCGCTGGGGTTCGTGGCCATCCACGACCAGATCCGCGCCACCGCCGCGCAGACCATCGGCTACTTCAAGGAGCAGGGCGTCGACCTGAAGGTCATCTCCGGCGACGACCCGCGCACGGTGTCCGGCATCGCCGCCAAGGTGGGCGTGCCGCACGCCGAGGAGTTCGTGGACGCCTCCACGCTGGCCGACGACGACGCGTCGGTGGACGAGGCCATCGCGCGCTACAGCGTGTTCGGCCGCGTGAAGCCCGAGCAGAAGAAGGCGTTCGTGCTGGCCCTGCAGCGCGCGGGACATGTGGTGGCCATGACCGGCGACGGCGTGAACGACACGCTGGCCCTCAAGGCGTCCGATTGCAGCGTGGCCATGGCGGCCGGCTCCGACGCGGCTCGCAACGTGGCGCAGCTGGTGCTCGTGGACAACGACTTCGCCGCCATGCCCAAGGTGGTGGCCGAGGGCCGGCGCTCCATCAACAACCTGCAGCGCTCGGCGTCGCTGTTCCTGGTGAAGACGCTCTTGTCCATGTCGCTGGCGGTGCTGTTCGTACTGCTGCCGTGGCAGTACCCCTTCCAGCCTATCCAGATGACGCTCATCAGCGCGTTCACCATCGGGCTGCCCTCGTTCGTGCTGGCGCTCGAGCCCAATAGGGACCGCATCAGGGGGCGCTTCCTGGAGAACGTCATCGTGCGCTCGATTCCCGGCGCGGTGTGCGCCGTGCTCACCATCCTCGCGGTGAACCTGGTGGGCTACGGCTTCCTGCACCTGGACTACGCGCACGTGTCCACGCTGTGCGTGCTGCTCACGGCGTGGATCGGCGTGCTTCTGATCGTGCGGCTGTCCATCCCGTTCACGCCCATCCGCTGGGCCCTGCTGGTCGTGGTAGTGGGCGGCACGGTGCTGGGAGCCACGCTGCTGCACAACCTGTTCGGCATCGAGCCCTTCACGCCGGGCATGACCGCGCTGTTCCTGGTGCTGGCCGCGCTGGCCACGGGCCTGTTTCGCGTGCTGTACGCCAAGATGGACGCCTGGCACGCCAAGCGCCTGGCGAAGATGGTGTAG